Genomic DNA from Danio rerio strain Tuebingen ecotype United States chromosome 5, GRCz12tu, whole genome shotgun sequence:
tttaatatcattatttgGAATTGTTAATTGCTTGACTTTAAGGACACATTATATTCATTCTCAGTTAGTCTTCACCTCTTATACTGCCTCCTAATGTTTGTTGAATATCCAAACGTCATTTTTCTTATGACAATCCCATTGGTCGGGTTAAACACTGAATGAAGAAGTATTGAACCTAACAGTTGGGTTGGTCCATATTTTAGCCAAATTTTTGTTAAAAGAATTGTGCGTAATCTGCATTAGTTATTATTTAGAATGATCTTATGTAGTATAAAGGGAGGAAAAACAGTACATTCCTGTACAATTAATCCTAACAGCTATATGTAAATATACCTGAAACTTAAAATGAACACTGTATAACATGCTAGATTACTgtaacccaacgttgggtcaaatatggacaacccAGCacttttaatatcattattatttggaATTGTTAATTGCTTGTCTATTTAAAAACCCATTTTGTTCATTCTCATAAAGTCTTCACCTCTTATATCTATCTCCAAATGTTTGTTGAATATCCAAACATAATTTTTCTTACGTTAAATGAATTGAAATGGGAAAATAAATGTGCAATTATTAACTGCTAATGACAAATGATATCGTGTGTGCTTTCTCTGTGCTGCTGAAATTGCCTCTCGGATCATTTTTGCATCCAAGGTGACTTTATGAAGGCAAATTTCAGATGCATTCTCTCGGTCTGCCCATGCACAGAAGTGTTTCACGTAATACTGCAACCCCAGACACTTCAATTTGCTGGTCATTCGCACCGTCGGCCCTCCATCACCTTTATGATGTAACCTAAATGCTTGTCTTCTCTGGAGTGTTTTTCATGGCTCTTCACTTGACCCTGTGAGAAGTGAGTTTTCATGGCTACACTTCATCCATCTCTCCGTCTGGATACTCAATCCagctattaatttttattatgaaTAGTGCAACGGTGAGCTTTAGAGTTATTTAAATCCTGTGGCTCTGCTTATGTGATGCAGAATATGGCACTGCGTCAAGGCAGCCCTGATGGGTAATACTGACAACCGGTTAACAGCTTTCCTATATAATCTACGTCAACAAACAGCTGCAATAAATGTGCAGAATGGGCAATGAAATCATATTGAGTGCATAATGATAGCCATGCCTTGCATAATAGGAAAattggtggagaaaaaaaaagcatccAAATAAGATTAACATACTATGTTTTACACAAGACACCCATtcaaatgtcattcagtgtaagGTTATATACTGAGAATCACAGTGCACCCAcatataaaatactatagtaatttgtaGTCAATACTTTATAGTGATTTTAATACAGTGAAGGTTATTACAGTATACTGAgtatattatagtttttataactcttattaatgtttatttcataataagaagcatactgtagtatttactacagtaaaatgtggtgtataatttatatagttgtagaaaacagtacagtattgtgtaatttgtttattactgaTGTTTATTACAACACATAATTATTAgcattgttgttgtgttaccacagACCTATATTTACCTATATTTACTATATTGAGTACTTTATTATAGTATGGTTCGAATAcaatagtatttattataaattaatattgtaattttGTCATGTGGGCAGCCTTAAAATACAAATGGTTATTAAAATCTCCAAAATGTCAATTTTAAAGCCACTTTTGTGATTAAAACCTAGCTACATATTAAATTCTAGATGTACATGTATGTTAAATATTGTCTAGGTACAATATTAAATGAATCCCTGATTTAATCGTTAGATTTTGACTGGCTGTATGGATGGACTATATTATGGCGCCATCTTctgagaaaacaaaataaaagtaggGTTATCTCTATTCTCAAACCTGTTACCATTAGCAATAAAACTTTGTCATCAAATAAATGGTAATTTTGTCATGTGGGCAGCCCCAAAATACAAATTGTCATTAAAATCTCCAAAATGTCAATTTTAAAGCTCCATTTGTGATCAAATCCTAGCAACAGATTCAACTCCAGATGTAGATATTGTACACTAAATATTGTCTTGGTACAATATTAAATTAATCGCTGTAGATTTAATGGTTAGAATTTGCGACTAGCTATATGGATGAACTATATAATGCCGCTATCTTTTGGGAAAACAAAATAGGAGTAGGATTATCTCGATTCTCAAACCTGTTACCTTTAGCAATGCAACTTTGTCatcaaagaaaaataatatttttttcatgtgggcagcccaaaaatacaaattgtcatttaaatctcaaaaatgtcaattttaaagCTCCATTTGTGATCAAAATCTAGCTACAGATTCAACTGGAGATGTAGTTATTGTGTGCTAATTATTGTCTAGGTACTATATTAAATTAATCGCTGTAGATTTAATGGTTAGGATTTGCGactgaatatataatatatggaCTATATTATGGCGCCATCTTCTGGGAAAACAATAAAAGTAGGGTTATCTCGATTCTCAAACCTGTTACTTTTAGAGCTTTACAACCTTATCATCAAAGAAAAATTGTtaatcaacattcattcattttttttttcttgttggcttagtcgctttattaatccgaagtcgccacagcggaatgaaccgccaacttatccagcatattttaacgcagcggatgcccctccagccaacccatctctgggaaacattcacacacacactcatacactacggacaatttagcctacccaattcacctgtaccgcatgtctttggacggtaggggaaactggagaacccagaggaaacccacgcgaacgcagggagaacatgcaaactccacacatcacTTACAAATCACTTACAAGCAGCTACAAACACTACATGCAGGTAAAATATGCGAAACCTAAAATTATCGGCTATAAACGTACACATATAGGCTAACAGATAACTATTTACTATTGTATTTAATATAGGCGTCACAGGTTGAGGTTTCCTTTTTGTATAAAACGTTAACGACTTAACCGTTTGGAACAACTTATTGGAACTTTTCTTATATTCACGCTATTTACATTGAACACTTTCCTTCAAAAACTGTTGAATTAATATCATGAACACCATGAGGAAGTATTGAGTCTTTCAGAAATGTTATTATGTTTAATTTTCAGTTGCAATTTCATTAAAAACGCGACGAAGTTTTGGCGGGAAAGTATGCTGGAATTGTAAGAACGACTGACCGAAGTAAAAAGGCGTAAACAGGTTAAATCCACCATCAAATTGTAAGTAAGAGCAGTCCGTTTGACCAATAACTTAtttcaaccagcatttttcataaACATCGCATTTTATCTGGTGCTTACTGTACATGTAGCAGTTAGTTGTGCTCGTAGCAAAGTAGACTCTTTTtcaataaaacattgacaaaacctcTCACCTATACATGAAGAATAAAAAGCCAAAACTTTAATAGACAAGTATAAAAAGAGCTCAGTAAAGTTAAGTTATCGCAATGGTAGCCCAAAATTAAACGTTATCGGTGCTAAGATGCTAACCGACTTTTTCCGAAGACTAACCATTTATATAACATGAATATTCAACAGACTACAGATCAATTACCAATAATAAAAGTGTGAAGAACAGTTTTATgtgatatttgttttgttttagggaCTAAACTTGCCTGAAAACAGTGAAAACAGCAGCATGAGAGAAGTTATGTTGTCTTGCAGGTGAAGTGTCATTGCCTCGTTTCCATAGCAACTCCCTCTCCAGTGTTTGAATGATACCAAGAGCTTAaaggtgattctatgctctttgatgATACTTGCGTGTGTACGTCACGcagcatttacaaaaataaacacgATCACTAcataaacaagttaaataataactttttatattaaatcttgaaTTTGAAATGTCTTTAGCAGTTTTATATACGCacctattatattttaaatgtacttgCAGTACTTTATAGCCTACTAAAGTCACACTTTATTTGTGCCtcagttcactgtaaaaaaataaataagcaataaatatgaatacatgtattTCTAAAATTAGGATGTCACAGTaaaaaaggtgtttattttaattaaacagcttGCAGAACAGACTTTGATTTTAACCTAGAAgacataataaaaaacaattgaaaTACTGTATTGCAGGCATTTTGGTCAgttttagtgcgtttatgtaggctatttaaagTTGCACCGACCGACGCAAAGACATGATGTATGTTGCGTTTGGTTAATTTAATATGCACGCGAAAACTTACTTGTAAACCAAGTTGCCGGATGGCACGAGACAACGTGCTTATGAAGTGCTTTATCGGCTTCTGGACCTCAACCGACGCAGAGCCGACGTTGGATGAGCTGGGACAAGAACACACGACCGAATTATCATGCGTATGTTTGGCCGACCATTTATTAGAATTAAAGGGGTCGACGTTTTTGAGCTTCGgccgacgtcggcccaacgtatgtgtgattgtgtgtgtgctgtctaCAATCGTAACCATCTGCTGAACACTACTAATCAGCTTAATTCATCATATTGTTCGATTGACAAAACGAGCAGTAAAATATAATCTGAAACCAAACCAGGACGACCAAAAACAGTATGGTTGTGACATCATCACGAGGGCGTGtcatacacacaaatacaggctataatatattttgtaattctGCATTTAAATAGCACAAAATTGTACGTAAAATAAccctaaaatgaaatgtaaaattttaacagataataaaagTACaaccaaaacaaatcaaaacacctACAAGCAGCTACACGTTCTGGTAAAACGTGTATATAGGCCTATACCCACTACATGATGCAGGTAAAATATGTGAAACCTACAACTATTAGCTATAAACGTATACATATAGGCTAATAGATACACTTTAagtattgtaattaaaaaaaaactagtcaCCGGTTGAGATTTTGTGTTGGCTAATAAGTTTGTAAACTTGCGGCTCTTTTTTGTACACGGTTAACATTATGGACTAAACCATTTGGAACAACTTACTGGGGCGCATCTTATATTCACCCTATTTACACCAAAAACATTCCTTCAAAAACTATTGAATTATCATCATTACCTCCTTAAGGATGATAGGgtctttcaaaaatgttattttgtttgattttcagTGACAATTTCATTGAAAACGCGACGACATTTTGGCGGGAATGTATGCTGAATTTGTACGAACAACTGACTGAAGTAAAAAGGCGTAAACAGATTGAATCCACCAACAAATTGTAATTAAGAGCTGTCCGTTTTACCAATAACTTATTTCGACCAGCATTTTTCATAAGCGTTTTATCTGGTGCTTGGTGCATGTAGCGGTTAGTTGTACTAGACACACATTCTACCTCATTCTTTTTCAATCTACATGTGTCAGAACTGTAGTTAAATGCTGCCCCCATTTGGATGCTCTGTGCATTTACCAGAAAAAGGGGATGAACTGAAATAATACATGGTACTTTATGATTAAAATAAGTCAGAAGTGTATTTCATCGTTTAAACCCAAATGACAAcatcaaatgtaaatatttcaaaaaaatttattcaCGCTTTTATCAATTTATGTACATATCAGGTCACATACAGTATGAAAGGGATTGAAAATTACAGTCTACAGAAAAACAGtcatattaggaaataaaaacgTTGTAaccctttacaataaggtttcatttgttGACATTAGTTAAGCACATGAAATGAAAACTACTAAGGCGTTCATTCATCAACGCATGTTCATTCTAATGTTTACTTATTATTACAATCaaataatgtatttgttttgaacATAAATGCAATGTATCGGATTTAGCAATATCATTCATATCAGTTTAAAATGAGTACatcatgtaataaatgtattaaattaatgcaTTAACCAACTGAACCTTACtgtgaagtgttaccaaaaacaGAAAAGGCCATTTTACATTTTCCCCACAGTGAATCCAGAAATATTTCAGGATTTCACAGTGGCTCAAAATGATTTTGCAAGTCAATAATGTAATTTGTTCCAGTTCAATatttaattctaaaataaataagtagattTTGTGGCCCGAAACCTTGCCCTTTTACTCCCTTATGTACAAATAACAAAATTCCATTCAAAAGAAATCCAGTAAAACAAACCAATTCATCTATTTGTCTGTGATGTACATATTGCGTGTGACGTCTTCAAAGCAAATGTGATAAATCTGCAACACATCTATAAGAATTGGACCGATAAATGTATATAGAGAAGTTTAGCGCAGTTCTCAGTCGCTCATAATAATGATGTATCAGCATCATCAGAGCTCATCGTGGTGAATAGGGTCACTGCTGGGCTGAATAAAAACCCCCTCCATCACCTTCCAGTAGTTATGCTGATTGGGCGAAGGCATTCCATGGACCTCACGCTGGCCTCTGATTGGATGACCGTACTGCTCACCGGTAACGCTGAGGAAAACCTCGGTGCCGGTGTGTTTAAATCGCACTGCGTCCTCACGGTCCCAGTATGTTGCACTGCACTGGACGTTCCACACATCCAAATCGTCTCCTTCTCCATTTTCCCCAAACGCACTCACTTCCTgcaaacaaaggagcttgtgaaGAATGATTCTGAACGCTGCTCTAGTGTGTCCATTTTATTTGTAcagcactattaaacacaaccaagTGTTCATTAATGTGGTGCACAATACAAATCAcagaaaaaacaatataaaatacttACTAAAATCAAACCATTCTTAATGataaatcagccaatcaaaaaGGTAGGCTTTCAACTGAGATTTAAAAACAGATCTAATACAGAGGGGTGGAGCGTACCACAATCCATTCACCCCTGCATAATACTCTCTGGTTTGACGACTGAAGAGACAGATGGGTTGATGATcagttaggcatgggacgataaccgtgttcaaggtataccgcggtttggaaaaggcAAGGTTTTAGGACCGTAAAAATTCTCTAATATACTGTCCCTAAGGTttgagtaagattttttatttcctttttttgtattgtttggttttttaggacaacagtatctccagcagaaaagatctacaaagatgccgttttatatttaaaaaatctgtgtttttaaaacaaatgaagacggcagaagtcaatgattcatttaaattatttagcctgatacatttactgctccaaaatattttaaatgtttctcaaattaaaatatattgagcacaaaagggggaaaagtttttgtttttacccagacatttaaaaataatttattttagagcagtaatcacaatactgtgataccgtgaAACCATAATATTTACATCCAAAGTTATCATACAGTCACAATCTTTTACCAGCCCACGCCTATGTTCAGTCAATGAATTTGACAGATACGGAAAGGCTAAACCGTTGTGTgatttaaaggttcacgaaaccctcgagtactttttttgagatgttaacagatttgtgttgagcatcagttaagacaatgttagcacctgttaactttaattgtgggaaaaactggataactTTGAGCTTTTGTCACCTAATTTCAGATTCCTGGTTTAAAAGGATTTTTGGgatgggatcaaaatcggcgaaatcattttccccgcgatgctgtcagggccgatacagcaaagctgtttgtgtgcagcaagcatttttatcGGGAGAACAGTATGcgaattggagaatggtggacgttGTCTTTTAGCAGgtgttcgttcacatttagacacatcgccgtgctgctatgtttgcctaaatcctctagattaccaacagggctaatggttaaaatagacagggcaagagatctgcagcactgagtctgcattcagacccgggattgagggaaaagtccttattaatactgtttatttaaacacaattacctttataatgatataaattgtggttatctgtatatgaaattacgaaaaacaaatgtagcagggtaatatatcactgtttatttctttgcattttaacttagtaaactataaactcatgcgtctcctcatggtttgtgtcttattttgtgagctaactgacagaagttgttcgctcccctccttctcccctgctggccacgcccactgctGCTCTTTGCTCGTGGAGCTCCACGGCCATTacgatgcattttttaaaaaaaaattctgaggtagacctgaaccaaagggggggggggggtcatgaCCCTTTTAAAAGAACTGAAAAttgcacaggcaaccagtgcatAGAAGGTAAAACACCACCGCTCATTACCCCACGACCCCCACTTTGGACACCACTATAAGAGAAcaacaatgcattattaaaatctcgGAATTGATGCAGAATGCAATTTTTGTAACAGctcaattgaaacaaactctggtgcggatcgattgtagtgaggaAGCAAAACGATAAAACGAACCAGGCCATATCACAGTATATTATggttgtgtaatagccatatttACAGCTATATGTAGAGAGAATTACAAGTAGGGCGGGATGTCCTTTATACTGGTAAATGTGTATTTCATGtcgaatatgaaagtgaaagcatggcGAAATATTACCAAATGCTGTTTATCTATTAGGGAAATTGACAGAAATTACCATCAgataattttttcatattttaatcttGTAAATTTTTGTATCAGGCCTATTGTTTtcttcatttctgcactgacacctcAGAAGAAAGATCATCactgatctgcttcatgatctgactgccATCTCgctttatctgttatttctctctataatttaagcctataatgcagaattctggccaatgtgttttttaaatagattaattcaatagattgattttttacaaaacttgacaactgaaatgaggctgtatgagaaagtctgacctctctgatttatatttggtgactaagTCTGTGTCTAATGTCGTATTTCTCattatcataaattaaaataacgacGTATGACAGCTGAGCGGAATAGTAGGATTCTGagaaataaaccctgaaactcaatgcgaggagagtttactcgcacatgacttgtttGAGCGATTTTGGTCAATTTAGAAACTTTGACGTGTAAAAGTGAACCGaaccaagaacaaaaataatacaatttaaatttttcAGAGCAAAACAATCTATCTAAAGGTGTAaaagtgttattattatattaaagaataaatactagtacttaatgttaaataaattagtaGCTgaaaaataagtactagtactaTGAAATTGATGCTAGTAAATTTTATAGATTAAATGATAAAACTGCTTGCCATAATAGGTGTACAGAACAGAAAAGGTGAACTGACGAATACATTTAGCTCTGTGGTATATGTAAGGATATTTTTTTAATGGAACACTGCATTGCATAGTGTAAATGATTTACCTTTGCgcacaattattatttatatgtacaAACATTTACAATATAAAATGAACATAATTTCCCCTGTTCAGTCAATGACATCTCCTCTCTTTCAACTCTGGAATATAGAAGTGGAAAGCTTAAAAATTTCTGACTTTATTTACAATGAGATTTAATGTTGTTTACTTGCGACTGGGTTGATGAAAATAGATACCCAGTCCATTTTTTAAGACTCAAGAACCTGTTTTCTTCACAATAGAGACGCCACAATAGAGAGCAAAATACGATCACAGCTTCTATTTCACGGCAGTTTTAAGACAGGAGAGTATTGTGCTTTACCTGGTGGTTTGACAGCGGCGAGCTGAAGTGATGGGAATGCAGGTTGCGTCCAGTGGTCATGTGTGTGATTCGGATGGCCTGTCCACATCGAATGGGTGCCCCGCGCTGGCAAACGCTGCCTGGCTTTCCACGAATACGCCAGTAGCTGTTGGCATCATCAGCTGAATCCACACCCGTTACTGACTGCTGCCCGCTTCCTGCAGGTGTAAACAATGCTTGTGAAATttgaacatatacagttgaagacagaattattagccctcctgaattattagcccccctcttttttgttttggcctcaatttcagtttaatggaaataatttttttaacacatttctaaacaagtttcaataactaatttttactaactgatttctttcacctttgccatgatgacagtacagaatattttactagatatttttcaagatactagaattcagcttaaagttacatttaaaggcttaactaggttaattaggttaactagacaagttagggtaattaggcaagtccttgtataacaatggttatggtatggtttgttctgtagacaacagAAAATATTGCTCGAgaaggctaacaatattgaccttaaaatgtttttaaaagactaaaaactgcttttattgtagccaaaataaaacaaataagactttctccagaataaaaaatattataggaaatattgtgaaaaattccttgctttgttaaacatcatttgggaaatatttgaagaagaaagGAAATTCAGAGGAGGGTCaaaaattttgacttaaactgtaaaCATCTCCATTTTATTGTGGTATTTACTTTATTACCATAGTATATATAGAATAATCGactattaaacaataattaacaTAGTCTGTAGTACTTTTAGTAtgatattaaaatacaatgataAAACTATAGTTAATAAATTATTAGACGTACACTAGAATCTGCATTTAGAAACATCTGCAATCAGTAATTGTTGCtataataatgttgttataaataatgttaacaGCATCAAATCAG
This window encodes:
- the sdf2l1 gene encoding stromal cell-derived factor 2-like protein 1 precursor (The RefSeq protein has 1 substitution compared to this genomic sequence), giving the protein MMGPLRVMSVFLDLILVCLVFSPCGARDVDSSYVTCGSLVKLMNTRHSVRLHSHDVKYGSGSGQQSVTGVDSADDANSYWRIRGKPGSICQRGAPIRCGQAIRITHMTTGRNLHSHHFSSPLSNHQEVSAFGENGEGDDLDVWNVQCSATYWDREDAVRFKHTGTEVFLSVTGEQYGHPIRGQREVHGMPSPNQHNYWKVMEGVFIQPSSDPIHHDEL